The following coding sequences lie in one Musa acuminata AAA Group cultivar baxijiao chromosome BXJ3-1, Cavendish_Baxijiao_AAA, whole genome shotgun sequence genomic window:
- the LOC103993761 gene encoding protein ENHANCER OF LHP1 1, translating to MKRSLKLREAHKGTGSPALCSILWDADGRHLVTSNASDSSVSIHDASHPPKLAKEVRDHKDGVTALALSPGSNSLASGSIDHSVKIYSFPDGEFQSNVTRFTLPIRSLSFNKSGSLLAAAGDDDGIKLIATIDNTISKVLKGHRGPVTGLSFDPSSEFLASVDTFGTVIYWELSSGKQMHTLKAIAPNCDADASLINVLSWSPNGETLAVPGLKNDVVMYDRDTAEKMFTLKGDHERPVCFLAWSPSGKYMATAGLDKQVLIWDVDLRQDIERQKIDDRICSLAWKQNGNALAVIDVMGKIGIWESPVPSCMKSPTDGAADLQARGTNRLLLFDEDDETPSASGSLDDAIEESHGESAPFGHKRSRKQSISDEICDEDSDGEDGLLRQIESRKRSAAKHKNHTRDWKEGNASSSNSTRPNMQEAFQPGSTPAETGKRRFLVYNMLGSITTIENEGYSHVEVDFHDTGRGPRVPAMTDYFGFTMAALNENGSVFSNPCKGEKNMSTLMYRPFSSWANNSEWLMRFEGEEVKAVALGTGWVAAITNLNLLRIFTEGGLQRHILCLNGPVVTAAGYEDKLAIVTHASECLSSGDQMLDILVLNISEGAKLFEGRLPLSPTSCLTWFGFSEEGQLSSYDSKGVLRVFSHQYGGSWLPVFSAEKTRKSEDETYWIVGLNASKLFCIICKSPNCYPTVMPKPVLELLSLSFPLASSDLGAADLESELMMSQLHLSQTQKKIQEMAMAGLDSTALDDEAFNTEAAIDRFMLRLIASCCNGDKLVRATELAKSLSLEKSVKGAIKLVTALKLPILAERFSGILEERLFNGCRTPAAIPCVASPRTITNNVPSSSDTIRTGAPVLTSSSLSCPRFPRRDAIEEKAGGKEACKDAGDGDATAGVKPKPKPPSSDSGKHEGNDKKGQMPSSSTMEEGDLKGRTNLVQSRGPTNPFAKTASPQERASLLESIRKMKRAENEKDGKSSNKKVKVQK from the exons ATGAAGCGATCGCTGAAGCTCCGGGAGGCGCACAAGGGCACCGGATCACCGGCGCTCTGTTCGATCCTGTGGGACGCCGACGGCCGCCACCTCGTCACGTCCAACGCCTCCGATAGCTCCGTCTCCATCCATGACGCCTCCCACCCGCCGAAGCTCGCCAAGGAGGTCCGCGACCACAAGGACGGGGTCACTGCCCTCGCCCTCAGTCCTGGCTCCAACTCCCTTGCTTCCGGATCCATCGACCACTCCGTCAAGATCTACAGCTTCCCAG ATGGAGAGTTCCAGAGCAATGTCACACGGTTCACCTTGCCGATCCGATCTCTCTCGTTCAACAAATCCGGAAGCTTGTTGGCCGCGGCCGGTGACGACGACGGCATCAAACTAATTGCAACCATAGACAACACAATCTCCAAGGTGCTTAAGGGGCACAGGGGGCCTGTGACCGGCCTATCCTTCGATCCGTCGAGTGAGTTCTTGGCGTCCGTGGACACGTTCGGTACTGTCATATATTGGGAGCTCTCGTCGGGGAAACAGATGCACACCCTGAAGGCCATCGCGCCTAACTGTGACGCAGATGCCTCGCTGATTAATGTGCTAAGCTGGAGCCCCAATGGCGAAACTTTGGCTGTCCCAGGGTTGAAGAACGATGTGGTAATGTACGACCGAGACACAGCCGAGAAGATGTTCACCTTGAAAGGAGACCATGAGAGACCTGTTTGCTTCCTGGCCTGGTCTCCCAGTGGGAAGTACATGGCAACTGCTGGGTTGGACAAGCAGGTCCTCATCTGGGATGTGGATCTGAGGCAGGACATCGAAAGACaaaaaattgatgatagaatctgCTCTTTGGCATGGAAGCAAAACGGGAATGCTTTAGCCGTCATTGATGTTATGGGTAAGATTGGCATCTGGGAATCTCCAGTACCGTCATGCATGAAATCCCCGACGGATGGTGCTGCAGATCTACAGGCAAGAGGCACAAATAGGCTTCTTTTATTTGATGAAGATGATGAGACTCCAAGCGCTTCTGGGAGCTTGGATGATGCCATCGAGGAGAGTCATGGTGAGTCGGCTCCATTCGGCCACAAAAGATCAAGGAAACAATCTATATCTGATGAGATCTGCGATGAAGATAGCGATGGGGAGGACGGACTGCTGCGTCAGATAGAATCGCGAAAGAGAAGTGCTGCTAAGCACAAGAATCACACGAGAGACTGGAAAGAAGGCAATGCAAGCTCATCCAACTCCACAAGGCCTAACATGCAGGAGGCATTTCAACCAGGTTCCACTCCTGCGGAGACCGGGAAGCGACGTTTTCTTGTCTACAACATGCTTGGAAGTATCACCACAATCGAAAACGAGGGCTACTCCCACGTAGAG GTAGATTTCCATGATACTGGAAGAGGTCCCAGGGTTCCTGCCATGACTGATTACTTTGGTTTCACAATGGCTGCTCTGAACGAAAATGGAAGCGTCTTCTCAAATCCATGCAAAGGTGAAAAGAACATGAGTACTCTTATGTATCGTCCTTTTAGTAGCTGGGCCAACAACAGCGAG TGGTTAATGAGGTTTGAAGGAGAGGAAGTGAAGGCTGTGGCACTCGGTACTGGTTGGGTGGCTGCTATTACTAATCTTAATCTCCTACGTATCTTCACAGAGGGTGGCTTGCAG AGACATATTCTTTGCCTTAATGGTCCAGTGGTGACTGCAGCTGGTTACGAGGATAAATTGGCAATAGTTACTCATGCTTCAGAATGTCTTTCATCAGGAGATCAG ATGCTAGACATTCTAGTGCTTAACATATCGGAGGGAGCCAAGCTTTTCGAAGGCCGCCTACCGTTGAGTCCAACCTCTTGTTTAACATGGTTTGGATTCAGTGAGGAAGGGCAACTAAGTTCATATGATTCCAAG GGAGTGCTCAGAGTTTTCAGTCACCAATATGGAGGCAGTTGGCTTCCGGTCTTCAG CGCTGAGAAAACAAGGAAGTCGGAGGACGAAACTTACTGGATAGTGGGGTTAAATGCAAGCAAGCTATTCTGTATCATATGCAAATCTCCTAATTGTTACCCAACG GTGATGCCGAAGCCTGTGCTCGAGCTGCTCAGCCTTTCGTTTCCTCTTGCCTCTTCCGATCTAGGTGCTGCGGATCTCGAGAGTGAGCTCATGATGAGCCAGTTGCATCTCTCACAG ACCCAGAAGAAGATCCAAGAAATGGCCATGGCGGGTCTGGATTCCACTGCGCTTGACGACGAAGCCTTCAACACGGAAGCTGCCATTGACCGGTTCATGTTGAGGCTCATTGCGAGCTGTTGCAATG GCGATAAGCTCGTGAGGGCCACTGAGCTGGCTAAGTCGCTCTCCCTGGAGAAATCAGTCAAAGGTGCGATAAAGCTGGTTACCGCGCTGAAGCTTCCCATACTGGCAGAACGGTTCAGTGGGATACTGGAG GAGAGATTGTTCAACGGATGTAGAACGCCGGCTGCCATTCCATGTGTTGCCTCTCCACGTACCATTACGAACAATGTGCCATCTTCATCCGACACCATTAGAACCGGTGCGCCGGTTTTGACATCATCATCTTTGTCTTGCCCACGCTTCCCAAGGCGAGACGCGATAGAAGAGAAGGCAGGAGGAAAGGAAGCTTGCAAGGACGCCGGTGATGGAGACGCAACAGCGGGTGTAAAGCCGAAGCCGAAGCCGCCATCAAGCGATTCTGGGAAGCATGAAGGGAACGATAAGAAGGGTCAGATGCCTAGCAGCAGTACGATGGAAGAAGGGGATTTGAAGGGAAGAACCAACCTGGTACAGTCCCGTGGGCCGACGAATCCATTTGCTAAAACAGCCAGCCCTCAGGAGAGAGCGTCTCTTCTGGAGTCCATCCGAAAGATGAAGAGAGCCGAGAATGAGAAGGATGGAAAGTCCAGCAATAAGAAGGTGAAGGTTCAGAAATAG